The sequence GAGCCTGTTGCTAGCACCGTGGCACCTGGCTCCCGACCTGCATTTGCGCTGGGCGATGATTCCCCTTGCCATTCTCGGTTTAAGCGAATTCAGCGCGCAGCTCTTTCCCGATGAGTTTCATCGCCGCCCCCGACAATACTGGCGCGCCATTACTGTCGTCTTCCTGCTGGGAAGCCTGCTGCTGCCCAGCCGCCCTCTGGCCGTGCTGTTCTGGGCAATGGAGAGCGCAGCCCTGCTGATGTCGGGTTATATCCTGTTCGCCACCTTCCGTGCGGCGCGGCAACGACGGCCCGGCGCCCTCTCGCTCACCGCGGTGTATGGCATTCTGTTTATCACCGTGATGCGCGATATTGTGGTGGATTTTCAGGGCCAGTACCTGGGCAATCTCGGCCCCACCGGCATGGTGGTCTGCCTGGTCTGGCAGGGGCTGCTGCTGGCCCGCCACAACGCCCGCGCCCACAAACGCTCTATGGAACTGGTGCAGCAACTGGAGCAAGCGGAAGCGGTAAAAGATGAGTTTCTCGCCAACACCTCTCACGAACTGCGCACGCCGCTGCAAACCATCATCGGACTGGCCGGGCTGGACAGTCAGACCCAGGATCAACGCGGCCGCAATGCCGGACTGATCGGCGACACGGCTCGGCGGCTGGCCCTGCTGGTCGATGACCTGATGGACCTCACGCGCATGCGTCATCAGGGCATACAGGTGCAGCCGATGGCGGTGTCATTGCGCGGCGAATTTGAAACCCTGCAACAGCTCTTTTCGCCGGTGATCCGGCACCGGGACCTGGAAATCCGACTGGCGCTGCCCGCTGACGACCTGTACGTGATGGCCGACCCGAAGCGCCTGAGGCAGGTGCTGTATAACCTCCTCGGCAACGCGGTGAAGTTCACCCCGGCAGGCGAAATCTGCCTCTACGCCGAAGTACAAACAGAAGTACAAACACCGGGCGGCGAGCTGCGCATAGGCGTGCGCGACACCGGTCCGGGCATGGACAGCAAACAGTTGCGACTGGCTCGCCAGCGCTATCAGCAAGGTGAGCTTGCCAGCGAAGGCGTGGGGCTAGGATTGCCGATCAGCCACGGCATTCTCCACGCCCACGGCTCGGCGCTGGAGATCGACTCCACCCCCGGCAAGGGGACGGATTGCCACTTTGCCCTGCCGCAAGCAGAGGCAACGGCAAGTCCGTCTGTCAGCCCGATGGAAAACGCCATCCCGGCGCCCCGTCCCGCGCCTGTGATTGAGCAGACCGTCGATCAATCAAGCCCGCCGGACGAGGACTATATTCTGGTCCTTGATGACGACGGCTGTATTCTCGAAACCGTCGCTCAGCTATTGGCGCCACTGGAGCACCCGGTGCTCACCGAGAGTCGCATCGACCACGCCCTGTCGCTGATCGACAGCCGCGTACCCGCCCTGTTGATCCTCGATCTGATGATGCCCGAGGCCTCCGGGTTCGAGGTGCTGGAGCTGCTGCGCCAGCGCTACAGCGCCACCCATCTTCCCATCCTCGTGCTCTCGGCCCGGCAGGCCGAGAGTGATCAGCAACGCGCGCTGTTGCTCGGGGCCAACGACTTTCTGGTGAAGCCCTGCGAGCCACTGGAGCTGTGCAACCGCGCCGCCGGTCAACTGGCCCTGCGCGATAACTACCGACGCCGCTGGATGCGCCGCCTTGAACAGCAGGAGCAGGACCAGATCATTAGCGAATTGTTGAACAGCGAACGTCCCGTGGTGGTAAGCAATACCCACGGCGAACAACTGCTGAGCAACGAGGCGGGCAGGCTGGCGATGAACGAAGGGATTGAGCAGGCCGAGTTAAACCTGCCACTTCAGGGGCAGCGACGCCTGCTGCTGTGGCCGGAAAAATCGGCGCAGCACAGCCCGCGCGACCTGCTGGTCGCCCTGCTGCAAGAAGCCATCAAGCTTTGGGAAGACGCGGGACACAGTCGTCTTCACCTCGCCGAGCACTCCGGACAATGGCGGGTTCAACTCGACGGCAGCACGGCGCGCTCCCGCACCTTCGACCGCTACACCGCGCTCAGCTCACTGCCCAAACGCCCCAATGTCGACCGGGTCATCAGCACCGCGCGCTTTGTGGAACAACAGCTCAATGCCCCCGGTATTGAGCTGCAAAATCTGCTTGAGCGCGTTGAGGCGCTGCGCACCGCGAATCCTCGCGTATTCATTGAAGGCTGAGCATCGTTCCACGGCTTTACCAGTTTTTACCATCCGCAAACTCGCTGTGAGCAAGTGACCTAGGCTGTTGATTTAGCCGCACTTTCTTTCAGCAGCACAAGCGTTACGCGCCAGCGGCACGCTTGCTCCCCTCGCCGTTTCAACCACAATACTGGCTCCGCTATCGCGGCCAACACGCTCGGCAAATTCGCGGCGACGCCGTTTTTTGCGCGACCGCCGCAACCCCAACGCCACAGGAAGGCAAGCCACAGCATGGCCGCTTGCAGCCCGGCGGACACCCTCTGCCGGGCTGCTGCGCATTAGCCCAACCAGGAAGACGATCATGACACCACGACACCTCGCCCACCTTCTGCTGGCCAGCGCCCTGCTGACGGCCTGTAACGACAGCAACAGCCCCTCGCCCAGCAATACCCCCGACACGCCGACATCCACGGTGGTCAACGGCAGTGTGCGTATGGATTCCGGCGAGCCACTGAGTGATCTGTCGATTTCGCTGTACAACGCTAATAATGAGCTGGCCGCGTCGACGGTCAGCGATGCACAGGGGCGCTTTCAGTTTGACCTCGCCCAGCAGCTTTATCGCATTCGCGTCGATGCGGTATTCGATAACGGCGCCAGCCTCAGTCAGGGACGCGTGGTCGATGTGCAGGGCGAGCGCAGCAGCGAGCTGCCGGATATTGTCTTTCCTAACCTGGAGCTGTCAGCGCTGGTTATCAGCAACGGTGAGGCACAGGGTGAAGACATCGCCGTCAGCGGCTTGCCGGAGGCGACAAGCACCCTGTGGGCGGCAAGCTACAGCGGCGACGATCTGAGCGCTTTTCCCGGCGAGAGTGCAACGGCCGACGAAGCGTTTTCCTCTGGCGGCTACTGGTGGTTTGCCGCGGCAGATCAGGATGGCAACCGCCTTCGCCAATTCAGCCCGCCGCTGACCATGACGGTCGACATCGACCCGGATGTGCTGCCTCGCTATCAGGACATCACCCCCGGCAACCAACAGATTGATGTGGGCATGGTGTCTTACAATCCCGACACCGGGCTATGGCAGGACGAAGCCAGCGGCGTGCTGGTCGACGAACAGGGCGACGCCATTGCGGAATCACAACTGGCATCAATTCAGGCGGGTAGCTACAGCGGCGAGGTGAGGCTGCAATTCTCGGCACCGCATTTTTCTGCCTATTCCGCCGCGCTGTTTTATCGCGTGGGCCTGCCCGATTTCAACGACGCCAATGCGGGCCGTCAGCAGAAGCATCTGCGCCCGGAAATCGCCTTTAATACCGGGAATAACTACGCCGACTTCTGGCTGGGCCGCGATGTCTCCGGCGAATTCGAGCCCGCCATTGGCGACGGCAGCGACGATGCGCTGCTGAGCTGCGGTGCCCAGAGCTGGGTGAAGGTCAGCTATAAGCCGGTGCCGGGACGCAGTCCCAGAACGGTTTATTTGCAGGTCTTTCAGATGGCTGGCGATCTCTTGGACATCGACGGCAAGGGCAATGCCGAAGACGGCCATGCCATTACCTTCGACAGTTCGCACTGGGTGGGCCAGAACATTGCCGTCGATGATTGGCGTGCCAGCTACGGGCCGGTCAGCCACGCCTATGTACTGCTCGACGACGTCATCGGCAGCGGCGGCACCGACAGCGATGTGCTGGTGCACGGTCAGGGCTATCTCCGCCTGATGCTGACCGGCAGCCCCATTACCGACGTTGAAGCCGACAGCCCGCGCGTTTATGAAGGCGGGGAAACCGAGGACTACCTTAACTCCTGTGCCTATCAGTTGCGGCTGAAAGCACAGGGCCAGGCTGGCGATACGGTCAGCGTCGGCGGACTGAGCTGTCCGGAGGGCGAGAGCTGTAATCTGCGCATCGCCGCCGGAGAAACCCTCACGCTCGAAGCCCGTCGCAATGGTGAAGCCATCGCGGTGGACTGGTACCTGCCCGCCGGTGTCAGCAGCACACAGCCTTGTGAAAACACCGCTAGCTGCAGTATTCAGCGGGCCGACGCGGGCATCGTTGACCTGAGTGCGAAACCCTATCTCGGCGTCGAATTTCCGCTGCCACCCTCGGTACTCGTCTCGTATATCAAGGGCTTTGGGGCAGTGACCGACGACGTCGGCAAAATTAACTGCGACCGCCGCTCTCACGAGGAGCGCCCTGACTACGAGCAGTGCAGCGCACAATACAGCGACGGTGAAACCGTGGTGCTGCGGGCAGACGCCGCCGAAGGCTGGGAGTTTTCCTCCTGGTTCCCCATCACCTGTGAGGAAGGCGACCAACAAGGCAGTGAGTGTTCATTCAAGGTGTATACCGACGATTCACTGCGTCAGCAGGCGTATTTTGTCGAGTCACCCACACTGACCGTCGCGCCGAATGGTGACGGCCGCATAGTCAGCAATCCAACGGGGATCGACTGCGATACCGCAGTGCCTGACAGCCCCTGTAGCGCGAAATTTTCGTCCGGCAGTGACATTGTACTCACCGCCATTGCCGACGCGGGGATGGCGCTGAGCGGCTGGACCGGCCCCTGCGCGGGCACCCAGGGCAATCAATGCACCCTCAGTATTACCGAGGACAGCAGCGTAGGGGTTAATTTTGGCTCCTCCGCGCCGCTCACGATCACTATCGACGGGCAAGGCGAGGTGGTCAGTACCCCCGCCGGCATCGATTGCAGTGAGCTTGCAAGCAGCGACTGTCAGGAAGATTTCGCTTTGGGGCAATCCGTCACCCTCAATGCAACGGCGGCCAATGGCTTTGTCTTCGCCAACTGGAGCGATGTCTGCGCCGGTGAAGGCGATGAATGCACATTGACCCTCGATCAGGCGCGCAGCATCACCGCTAACTTCGACCGTCTCTTCGACCTCGACGTGAACGTAACCAGCACCGGCGGTCAGGTCACCGGGACCGGCAGCATTATCGGCTGCGAACAGGACGAAGCGGGCACCGCAGTCTGTCAGGAGTCCTACCCTGACGGCAGCCAGGTGACTCTGCAGGCCGAAGCGCAGGACGGCTTCGAGTTTGTTGGCTGGGGTGGCGACTGCGCCTTTGCCGCGAGCAATACAAGCTGCAGCTTTGCCATTGCCGCCGACAGCAGCGTAAGCGCCAGCTTCCGGGAAACCGTACGCTCCTTCACGCTGACGTTGCGGGTTGAGGGGCGGGAAGGCTCTGCCGGGGATTATATGGAGCTGCTGGGCTGCGATAACGCGCGCTCACCCTGCTCGCAAACCTATACCAGCGGCAGTCAGGTTTCGCTCTACGCC comes from Spongiibacter tropicus DSM 19543 and encodes:
- a CDS encoding ATP-binding protein, producing MTALAGQWCAQSGDASGQLNVPGTWHNTRLAEARVPGDAEVHYRLTVKHGELDRSLAIRLPRPYDSYRLRVNGRELLATGRYSASGHDERYPHYAQFYASGDQSLIEVDVANQQFIAGGMRSPPILGLADDMYEWRARELAIEGFQSGLLVLMAFIQLGQFAAARRVYAAQLFFGLTCLSVAVFSSLGGEQWLSLLLAPWHLAPDLHLRWAMIPLAILGLSEFSAQLFPDEFHRRPRQYWRAITVVFLLGSLLLPSRPLAVLFWAMESAALLMSGYILFATFRAARQRRPGALSLTAVYGILFITVMRDIVVDFQGQYLGNLGPTGMVVCLVWQGLLLARHNARAHKRSMELVQQLEQAEAVKDEFLANTSHELRTPLQTIIGLAGLDSQTQDQRGRNAGLIGDTARRLALLVDDLMDLTRMRHQGIQVQPMAVSLRGEFETLQQLFSPVIRHRDLEIRLALPADDLYVMADPKRLRQVLYNLLGNAVKFTPAGEICLYAEVQTEVQTPGGELRIGVRDTGPGMDSKQLRLARQRYQQGELASEGVGLGLPISHGILHAHGSALEIDSTPGKGTDCHFALPQAEATASPSVSPMENAIPAPRPAPVIEQTVDQSSPPDEDYILVLDDDGCILETVAQLLAPLEHPVLTESRIDHALSLIDSRVPALLILDLMMPEASGFEVLELLRQRYSATHLPILVLSARQAESDQQRALLLGANDFLVKPCEPLELCNRAAGQLALRDNYRRRWMRRLEQQEQDQIISELLNSERPVVVSNTHGEQLLSNEAGRLAMNEGIEQAELNLPLQGQRRLLLWPEKSAQHSPRDLLVALLQEAIKLWEDAGHSRLHLAEHSGQWRVQLDGSTARSRTFDRYTALSSLPKRPNVDRVISTARFVEQQLNAPGIELQNLLERVEALRTANPRVFIEG
- a CDS encoding InlB B-repeat-containing protein — protein: MTPRHLAHLLLASALLTACNDSNSPSPSNTPDTPTSTVVNGSVRMDSGEPLSDLSISLYNANNELAASTVSDAQGRFQFDLAQQLYRIRVDAVFDNGASLSQGRVVDVQGERSSELPDIVFPNLELSALVISNGEAQGEDIAVSGLPEATSTLWAASYSGDDLSAFPGESATADEAFSSGGYWWFAAADQDGNRLRQFSPPLTMTVDIDPDVLPRYQDITPGNQQIDVGMVSYNPDTGLWQDEASGVLVDEQGDAIAESQLASIQAGSYSGEVRLQFSAPHFSAYSAALFYRVGLPDFNDANAGRQQKHLRPEIAFNTGNNYADFWLGRDVSGEFEPAIGDGSDDALLSCGAQSWVKVSYKPVPGRSPRTVYLQVFQMAGDLLDIDGKGNAEDGHAITFDSSHWVGQNIAVDDWRASYGPVSHAYVLLDDVIGSGGTDSDVLVHGQGYLRLMLTGSPITDVEADSPRVYEGGETEDYLNSCAYQLRLKAQGQAGDTVSVGGLSCPEGESCNLRIAAGETLTLEARRNGEAIAVDWYLPAGVSSTQPCENTASCSIQRADAGIVDLSAKPYLGVEFPLPPSVLVSYIKGFGAVTDDVGKINCDRRSHEERPDYEQCSAQYSDGETVVLRADAAEGWEFSSWFPITCEEGDQQGSECSFKVYTDDSLRQQAYFVESPTLTVAPNGDGRIVSNPTGIDCDTAVPDSPCSAKFSSGSDIVLTAIADAGMALSGWTGPCAGTQGNQCTLSITEDSSVGVNFGSSAPLTITIDGQGEVVSTPAGIDCSELASSDCQEDFALGQSVTLNATAANGFVFANWSDVCAGEGDECTLTLDQARSITANFDRLFDLDVNVTSTGGQVTGTGSIIGCEQDEAGTAVCQESYPDGSQVTLQAEAQDGFEFVGWGGDCAFAASNTSCSFAIAADSSVSASFRETVRSFTLTLRVEGREGSAGDYMELLGCDNARSPCSQTYTSGSQVSLYAVPSNDGDIVRWSGACTGTADNSDCTVTMDEAQEAVVTFIEASNQENATLTVTLTGDGEGTVSDDQLQLNCSTGSCSAAYPSGTSVTLSATPLSTDDQFIGWLAPSGCVGASANCSILLEGDVSATAEFGKN